A stretch of Gossypium hirsutum isolate 1008001.06 chromosome A06, Gossypium_hirsutum_v2.1, whole genome shotgun sequence DNA encodes these proteins:
- the LOC107963339 gene encoding uncharacterized protein — MAEYSFEARERIMNDIDCTPKEKLKGAISLLRNEKYVGESYVDAQRREFMNLTQGDRIMVEYEFESSDSSTEGVRVCRLVDKAKITKEVKRVERQNNNRERGKNKRHSEPSSFVQIPKKWARPNGPSRVGVSVAPTVAQLCSDCARRHQGKCQRRLRPQRAVQQLPRGCGSAKSGNGMSRGQRAPSRGVNQTEVRYVPDVITDTFLVYDIPYVTLIDIGSTHSYIDSFVSDNLGIPVESISGEISVLSPLGQFVRVNRLYMNVLLEVQGVVFPANLIELRFGEFDLILASMDSSVKNIRIVREFLNIFPKELLGLPPNQKVKFGIDLLPGIAPVSIAPYHMAIKELIELKAQL; from the exons ATGGCTGAATACTCGTTTGAGGCCAGAGAGAGGataatgaatgatattgactGTACTCCTAAGGAGAAACTAAAGGGTGCAATATCTTTGCTTCGCAACGAG AAATATGTGGGGgagagttatgtggatgctcagAGACGTGAGTTCATGAACCTCACTCAAGGGGATAGAATTATGGTCGAGTATGAG TttgagagttctgatagctcTACAGAGGGAGTAAGAGTTTGTCGTCTGGTGGACAAGGCGAAGATCACTAAAGAGGTTAAGCGCGTTGAGCGCCAGAACAATAACCGTGAGAGAGGAAAGAATAAGAGGCATTCGGAGCCTTCTAGTTTTGTTCAGATTCCTAAGAAATGGGCCAGACCTAATGGGCCTTCTAGAGTTGGAGTTTCAGTTGCTCCTACTGTGGCTCAATTGTGCAGTGATTGTGCTAGGCGTCATCAGGGCAAGTGTCAAAGGAGGTTAAGA CCTCAGAGGGCAGTTCAGCAGCTGCCTAGGGGCTGTGGTTCAGCCAAGAGTGGTAATGGTATGAGTAGAGGACAAAGAGCACCGAGCAGAGGTGTTAATCAAACTGAGGTAAG ATATgtccctgatgtgattaccgatACATTTCTTGTTTATGATATCCCTTATGTTACATTGATAGATATAGGGTCAACACACTCCTACATAGATAGTTTTGTCTCTGATAACTTAGGGATTCCTGTTGAGAGTATTTCTGGTGAGATTTCTGTATTGAGTCCGTTGGGCCAATTTGTTAGGGTAAATAGACTGTATATGAATGTACTGTTAGAGGTACAAGGGGTTGTGTTTCCGGCTAATCTGATAGAGCTACGGTTCggagaatttgatttgattctag CTTCTATGGACTCTTCTGTTAAGAACATCAGAATTGTGAGggaatttttgaatatttttcccAAGGAATTACTAGGTTTACCTCCGAATCAAAAAGTTAAGTTCGGCATTGACCTTTTACCGGGtatagctccggtgtccatcgctcctTATCATATGGCTATAAAAGAGCTTATAGAGCTAAAGGCTCAGCTTTAG